A stretch of Caenorhabditis elegans chromosome IV DNA encodes these proteins:
- the Y105C5B.9 gene encoding Phytanoyl-CoA dioxygenase domain-containing protein 1 homolog (Confirmed by transcript evidence): protein MWDLREKFERDGFVVVENVFNDQEIDEMKKSISKIVNDMDLAEHPKSVFSTYDEDKHAADSYFLNSSDKIRFFFEEGAVDKDGELTVPKDKALNKIGHGLHFLDPTFEKMTFNSKIQNIFKEIGYQEPGVVQSMYIFKQPKIGGAVTDHVDSTFLRVDPIDHLTGVWIAIDEASVENGCLSFIPGSHKDTSSANYRFVRTHDTSGGALLKFIGTRPTYDQSKFQHVPISKGSLILIHGLVVHKSEANTSEKSRHAYTIHVMERKNTKWSEQNWLQETENYKFPDLYKD from the exons ATGTGGGATCTtcgcgaaaaattcgaaagagATGGATTTGTGGtagttgaaaatgtatttaatgATCAGGAGATTGATGagatgaaaaaatcgatttcaaaaattgtaaacgaTATGGATTTGGCAGAACATCCGAAAAGTGTCTTTTCAACTTATGATGAGgataaa CACGCAGCGGACTCCTACTTCCTCAACAGCTCCGACAAAATCCGATTCTTTTTCGAAGAGGGAGCTGTGGATAAGGACGGGGAGCTCACGGTGCCCAAGGACAAGGCTCTCAACAAAATCGGTCACGGCCTGCACTTTCTGGATCCAACTTTTGAGAAGATGACGTTCaactcgaaaattcaaaatatcttcAAGGAAATTGGATATCAGGAGCCCGGCGTCGTGCAGAGCATGTACATTTTCAAGCAGCCAAAAATCGGCGGAGCAGTGACGGACCACGTGGACTCTACGTTCCTTCGAGTGGACCCTATTGATCATCTTACAGGAGTTTGGATAGCAATTGATGAAGCCAGCGTGGAGAATGGATGTCTTTCCTTTATCCCGGGAAGTCACAAAG aCACTTCCTCCGCGAACTATCGATTCGTGCGAACCCATGACACGTCGGGAGGTGCTCTTCTTAAATTCATTGGCACTCGTCCAACATACGATCAATCCAAATTCCAGCATGTCCCCATTTCCAAAGGATCCTTGATTCTTATCCACGGCCTAGTGGTCCATAAAAGTGAAGCGAACACATCGGAAAAGTCACGTCACGCGTACACGATCCACGTCATGGAGCGGAAGAACACAAAATGGAGCGAACAGAATTGGCTTCAGGAGACCGAAAACTATAAGTTCCCAGATTTGTAtaaagattaa
- the srv-16 gene encoding G-protein coupled receptors family 1 profile domain-containing protein (Partially confirmed by transcript evidence) yields the protein MSSLPASYWDLPVSNNSLTVSDHITFIVETVQFSIFCVTISIYLVIVWALIEAQNRRVEELSSPFFKLCLSTAGVDIWTLLTNYLGAMFPKWGWFVSVYLFLGNPYGRIYLYFAWSTGICQAMSVSVLASNRLSVMLFPTSFNRIWQEHRLWIAISIQYLIGLIIGLSTFLNDVQLFRNSKNGIVPRFLNKSMTNTFFAIGGVFLFVNCVYLVATYCYLFWVIRKRQRINMPPTPVITNSRSKAKMREARLFTMSTIIVGVQMCILILFIFKGADILAFTSDQFYLVYNAVSDLYASINPYLLWVFSDSLRKYILQRLGFTKKKLKITSVTPITFVQ from the exons ATGTCATCTCTTCCAGCTTCATACTGGGATTTACCTGTATCGAATAACTCCCTTACTGTGAGTGATCATATCACTTTTATCGTGGAAACCGTGCAATTCTCCATATTTTGTGTaactatttcaatttatttggtTATTGTTTGGGCCCTAATTGAGGCCCAAAATCGGAGAGTTGAGGAGCTGAGCtccccgtttttcaagctatgccTCTCGACTGCCGGCGTTGATATTT ggACTCTTCTCACCAACTACCTCGGCGCAATGTTTCCCAAATGGGGATGGTTTGTATCAGTTTATCTATTCCTGGGTAATCCATATGGTAGAATTTATCTGTATTTCGCATGGAGTACAG GTATCTGCCAAGCGATGAGTGTATCTGTATTAGCGTCGAATAGACTATCCGTAATGCTTTTCCCGACTAGTTTTAACagg aTTTGGCAGGAACATCGTCTCTGGATCGCAATATCCATTCAGTATTTGATAGGTTTAATAATTGGACTATCAACTTTTCTCAACGATGTTCAATTGTTCAGAAACAGCAAAAATGGCATAGTTCCcagatttttaaa taAATCCATGACCAACACATTTTTCGCGATAGGTGGTGTATTTTTGTTTGTGAACTGCGTTTATTTAGTGGCGACTTATTGTTACTTGTTTTGGGTGATACGAAAACGACAGAGgataaat atgcCTCCGACACCAGTGATCACAAATTCCCGCTCGAAAGCGAAAATGCGAGAAGCTCGCCTCTTCACAATGAGCACAATAATTGTGGGTGTGCAGATGTGCATTCTcatacttttcattttcaaaggCGCAGATATCTTGGCATTCACCTCTGATCAGTTCTATTTGGTGTATAACGCAGTGAG CGACCTCTACGCAAGTATCAACCCATATCTTCTCTGGGTTTTCTCCGATTCTCTCCGAAAATATATCCTGCAACGGCTAGGCTTCaccaagaaaaaattaaaaatcacatCGGTCACACCTATCACATTTGTTCAATGa